The sequence ATGTTGTGTGATTTGAGGTTATCGATTGCCTGTTTGCGATATGAACGCTCCATAAAACGTTTTGAACGTGAAGTGTGTATCTTGGTACCTCCTCTGGAAATAATACCTGCAACATCACGGTAACCTGCCTCATAGATGTTGTTATCTATCAACCCTTCAAAACCATGTTCAACAAAATAGGGTCTAAGTCCTTTTCCAATGCTGTATTCAACAAAACGCTTTAGGGCAGCATTCATTCCTGAAACATCACCACCCGAACAGAGTATGGCTATATTTTTCATCACATACCTTTTATAAATAATTATAAAAAATTATACCATGAAAAAATATTCAAAGTAATTCGGTTAAAAAATATGTATAATAATCATAGAGGTACCTGTATGAAAAAAAAGTCCAATGATTATTCTGACACATTAAAACAGATCAAAGCAATCATCAACGATGCATCCTATGAAATTGCCGAGGAAGATAAAAATTTTATCTATTCTGATGAGGCCAGAGGCGTAAGACTTCAGCTTGACTATCTCAAAGCAGAGGTCAAGATGCAAAAGCAAGGTGTAGACCATACGATCGTTGTCTTTGGCAGTGCACGCATTGTTGAGTTCGATACGGCAATGAAAGAACTCAAAAAAATAGAAAAAGAGTTGGAGAGTTCACCGCATTCAGACTCACTTCTTCTTGCACTTAAAAAAGCAGAAAGCATGGTAAGAAAAAGTGTTTACTATGATGAGGCTCGAAATTTTGGCCAACTGGTAGGTCAAAGTGGTAAAAATCCGGAAGATGCACACGTCACCTTGATGACAGGAGGCGGACCGGGTATTATGGAAGCAGCCAACCGTGGAGCATCCGATGTAGGTGCCAAATCCATAGGTCTCAATATCGAACTTTCGCATGAACAGTTCCCCAACCCATATATCACACCCGAACTCTGTTTCCAGTTTCGATATTTTGCTATGCGTAAACTCCACTTCATGCAGCGGGCCAAAGCACTGGTTGTCTTTCCCGGCGGATTTGGTACCATGGATGAACTCTTCGAAGTATTGACCCTAATACAAACAAAAAAAACACCCCCTATTCCTATTATTCTACTTGGCAAAGAGTACTGGAACCGCATGATCGATTTTGAATTTTTACTCGAGGAGGATGCCATTGAGCCTCATGATCTGGATATCGTAACGTATGTTGATAATGCAGAAGAAGCATGGAAAGCCATCATCCAATGGCACAAGAAAAATAAAACCCCTCTCTTTTAAACACGCCCATAAAACAAAAAGCACCATTACGCTATAATCGCGGCAATACTATTTATGATGGACAAAAAATGAGCGAAACGACTAAAAAAGGCTACGATCCTAAAGCCACTGAAGATACATACTACAAGATCTGGGAAGAGCGCGGATATTTTGAAATAGACGGAAACAAAACGATCCAAGAAGAAGGCAAAAACTTTGCAATCATGATGCCGCCACCAAATGTCACAGGAAGTCTGCATATCGGTCACGCATTAACATTTACACTTCAGGACATCATTACCCGTTACAAGCGTATGGATGGATTTAAAACACTCTGGCAACCGGGGACCGACCATGCCGGTATCGCAACACAAAATGTCGTAGAGAAACAACTCTTGGCAGAAGGAACGACCAAAGAGGCACTGGGTAGAGAAGCTTTCCTTGAGAGAGTATGGAAGTGGAAAGAGTACTCAGGCGGTACGATCGTTCACCAGATGAGAAAGCTTGGGGTTTCACCTGCTTGGAGCAGAGAGCGTTTCACCATGGATGAAGGTCTTAAAGAGGCGGTAAAAGAAGCATTTGTACACCTTTATAACGAAGGTATGATCGTACAGAATAACTATATGGTCAACTGGTGTACACATGACGGTGCACTCTCGGACATCGAAGTGGAGCACGAAGAGGTAAACGGTAAGTTTTATCATATGAACTACCATTTTGCTGATGGAAGCGGACATGTGACCGTAGCAACAACTAGACCTGAAACCTATTTTGGTGATACGGCTATCATGGTTCACCCTGATGATGAACGCTATAAAGAGATCATCGGTAAAGAGGTGATCCTACCGCTTACTGATAGAAAGATAAAGATCATTGCTGATGCGCATGTTGATATGGAGTTTGGTACAGGTATCGTAAAAGTAACCCCTGCACACGACCAGAATGATTACGAAGTAGGTAAACGTCATGACCTGGAATTCATTACGGTCTTTGATGAAAAAGGTATCCTCAACGAATACTGCGGTGATTTTGCAGGCATGGAGAGACTTGAAGCAAGAAAACCGATCGTAGAAAAACTGGAAGCGGAAGGCTACATCGTCAAGATCGAAGATCACCAACACCAGGTAGGACACTGCTACAGATGTAAGAATATCGTGGAACCATACATCTCCAAACAGTGGTTCGTTAGAAGTGAAGTCGCTAAGAAATCTATCGAAAAGACCTATGCGGGAGAAGCACAGTTCCATCCTCCTCACTGGCTTAACTCTTACAGAGCATGGATGGATGAGCTAAGAGACTGGTGTATCTCAAGACAGCTTTGGTGGGGACATCGTATCCCTGTATTTTACTGTGATGCATGCGGTCATCAGTGGGCTGACAAACACGACAACCCGGAAGCATGCCCTCACTGTTCAAGCACAGAGATCCACCAGGACCCTGATGTACTGGATACGTGGTTCTCTTCTGCACTTTGGGCCTTCTCTCCACTTGGCTGGGGGAATAACGGTAAGATGGAAGGAACATACAACGACAGTGACCTGGCTGACTTCTACCCGAACTCGCTACTGATCACAGGGTTTGATATCATGTTTTTCTGGGTAGCGCGTATGATGATGATGGGGGAACACTTCAGAGGTGAGCTTCCGTTCAAAGATATCTATATGCATGCGCTTGTTCGTGATGAACATGGAGCCAAGATGAGTAAGTCCAAAGGTAACGTTATTGACCCGCTTGATATGGTTGAAGAGCACTCTGCGGATATTATCAGGTTTACACTGGCATTCCTTGCAGTACAGGGACGTGATATTAAGCTTGGTGCAAAGAACCTTGAACAGTTCAGGAACTTTACCAACAAGCTCTATAATGCGAGTAATTTTCTGCAGATGAATGTAGATACGTTTGCTGACCTGAAAGATATAGAGATCACTACGCCGCTTGGTAAATATATGCAAAGCCGTCTCTCTCGTGCAGTGGAAGAGGTACGTGAAACGCTGGAAACCTATAAATTCAACGAAGCAGCAACTGCACTCTACCGTTTTGTTTGGAATGAATTCTGTGACTGGGGTATCGAGTACTCTAAAGCAAGTAAGGAGTCTATCGCAGAACTTGGTGCGATCTTCAAAGAGACGCTTAAGATGGTCTCTCCTTTCATGCCGTTCATCTCTGAGTATCTCTACCATAAACTTTCCGGTACTGAGCTGGAAAGCGGTAACTCAGTGATGGTGATGAACTTCCCGAAAGAGGTTCAACAAGATGCGAATGCCGAAGCGACGTTTGCTATCATCGAAGAGGCCATCACTGCGATAAGAAGAGCCAAAGTCATTATCGATATGGGTAACTCAAAGATCGCCAAAGCGTATGTAAAACTTGGAACAAATATCGATACGGATGTGGCAAAGCCGTTTATCCAGAAACTGGCAAAGGTAGAAGAGATCGAATTTGTAGATGCAAAAGTAGAAAATTCGGTAACAGATGTATCGGATAACCTTGAAGTCTATATTCCGACTGAAGAGATCGACTTGAGTGCGATTATCGGCAAGCTCAGTAAACAAAAAGAGAAACTGGAGAAAGAGATACAAAAACTCAGTGGTATGCTCAATAATGAAAAATTCGTGGCCAATGCACCGGAACATGTCATTACAGAGAACAAAAAAGCGTTAGAGGATGCAGAGGCCAAAATGGAAAAAGTTCAAAATGAACTTACAGGGTTTGGTGCATAATGACTCCTCTAGCACAAGAAGCGTACAACGCATTACTCGCAAAAGAATACGATAAGGCTCTTGAACTCTACACTGCTTTGGAAAAACAGAAAGACCCTGTCTCCTACTATTACCTGGGGTACCTCTATTTTAGAGGTCTTGGCGTAAATCAGGACACGAAAAAAGCCTTTGACTACTACCTCGATTCTGCAACCAGAGAAGTCCCTTTGGCACAATTTGAAGTAGCATTGATGTTGGAAAATGGAGAAGGCTGTGAAAAAAATGAGTCAGAAGCAGCCTTCTGGTATGAAGAAGCGGCAAAAAGAGGCAACATAGATGCCTTTAACAATTTGGGTGCCATGTACAAAGAGGGCCGTGGTGTCTACCAGGATTACAAAAAAGCATTCATACTCTTCCATAAAGCAGCACAGGCGGGTAATGCCAAAGCCCAGTTTAATCTTGGTGCACTTTATGATATGGGATTAGGCTGTGAAGAGGACAAAGAAAAAGCCATAGAGTGGTGTAGAAAAGCTGCCTATCAAGGCCATGAGATGGCAAAAGGTATCATTAAACGTATGCAGCAGGACGGGCAGATCGTTTTTTAGATCACCATCAATTCTTACTACTTTCATAAAAAATATATCGAAGAAAAATTTATACATTATTTATGCAGGATGCTTAAGCACCCTGCATAGTCATATTATAGAGCTTGGATATCTATATCCTGAGTTTCTTTTACGTTTTCTGTTATAACAACATCTTGAACAGTACCAAGCACAATTGGGTTTTCACCATTCACATCAAACTCTACTACAACAAGGTCGTATGTACCAGCAGCCAACCATGCCAATGTATACTTACCATCCGTTGCATCACTGCTTGTTGCTGCATTAGCGAAATCATTTGCTTTCTCATCAGCTTCAATAAAAGTGTCATTCGCATAAGCATAGACAATTACTGTAGTGTTTCCGTCAACATTAGCTACTGTTCCGGATACTTCACCTACTTGAGAGTTATCAACGATCTTGATAGTTGGTTTGAGTTTATATCCTTTATTTTCAAGTACAAGTGATTTTCTTAGATCAAAATCTGCAGTAATATTGATATCTCCACCTGCAGGAACAACAAACCCACCTACAACTTTTTCTATCTGACTAGGAACAGTCAATGTTTCGTTAATATCTCCTGCCAATTCAATAAATGTTTTAGCTGGATTAATGATAAAACGTATTTGATTGATTCTACCAACAGGGAGTTCAGTCTGAGCTGTAAGCAGTGTACTATTTCCATCTTGTAGGTCAAGAAGGTTGATCACTCTGGTTTCATTAAGCTCTTCTACCACCCACTGAGATCCTGCAGGTTTATAGTGTACTGCATCAAAAGCTACATGTACACCCAGTACATTCTCATCATCAACCGGTGCATCCGTGATGTTCATTGTCGCTGTTCCTGAAGTAATATCTGATGTGCTACCGCCGCCACATCCTGTAATAAATGTCATAAGTGTGAACGATACTATCATACCGATCAGAGTGTGAAATCTTTTCATAAATATCCTTGTGTCATTGAATGTTGCAGTTTCACAAAAGAAATAAATTCATTTTGGTAGTCTGGCGATCTTAGTGTTAAGACCCATGACTTTCCGTCCTTGCTTCACAGCAAGTTTGGCACAACAAAATAGGGTTGAATAAATAATATTTGAAGTTAAAACAGGTAGAGAAAAGACAGCATCGTACATCATACACTCGTATGGTATTTGGCAACCTGGCGATCTTACTTCATAAGACCCATGGCTTTCCGTCCTTGCTTCACAACAAGTTTGGCACAACAAATAGTATTTAAAATATCTCTTAAACG is a genomic window of Sulfurovum sp. XGS-02 containing:
- a CDS encoding DUF4382 domain-containing protein produces the protein MKRFHTLIGMIVSFTLMTFITGCGGGSTSDITSGTATMNITDAPVDDENVLGVHVAFDAVHYKPAGSQWVVEELNETRVINLLDLQDGNSTLLTAQTELPVGRINQIRFIINPAKTFIELAGDINETLTVPSQIEKVVGGFVVPAGGDINITADFDLRKSLVLENKGYKLKPTIKIVDNSQVGEVSGTVANVDGNTTVIVYAYANDTFIEADEKANDFANAATSSDATDGKYTLAWLAAGTYDLVVVEFDVNGENPIVLGTVQDVVITENVKETQDIDIQAL
- a CDS encoding tetratricopeptide repeat protein; the encoded protein is MTPLAQEAYNALLAKEYDKALELYTALEKQKDPVSYYYLGYLYFRGLGVNQDTKKAFDYYLDSATREVPLAQFEVALMLENGEGCEKNESEAAFWYEEAAKRGNIDAFNNLGAMYKEGRGVYQDYKKAFILFHKAAQAGNAKAQFNLGALYDMGLGCEEDKEKAIEWCRKAAYQGHEMAKGIIKRMQQDGQIVF
- a CDS encoding valine--tRNA ligase — translated: MSETTKKGYDPKATEDTYYKIWEERGYFEIDGNKTIQEEGKNFAIMMPPPNVTGSLHIGHALTFTLQDIITRYKRMDGFKTLWQPGTDHAGIATQNVVEKQLLAEGTTKEALGREAFLERVWKWKEYSGGTIVHQMRKLGVSPAWSRERFTMDEGLKEAVKEAFVHLYNEGMIVQNNYMVNWCTHDGALSDIEVEHEEVNGKFYHMNYHFADGSGHVTVATTRPETYFGDTAIMVHPDDERYKEIIGKEVILPLTDRKIKIIADAHVDMEFGTGIVKVTPAHDQNDYEVGKRHDLEFITVFDEKGILNEYCGDFAGMERLEARKPIVEKLEAEGYIVKIEDHQHQVGHCYRCKNIVEPYISKQWFVRSEVAKKSIEKTYAGEAQFHPPHWLNSYRAWMDELRDWCISRQLWWGHRIPVFYCDACGHQWADKHDNPEACPHCSSTEIHQDPDVLDTWFSSALWAFSPLGWGNNGKMEGTYNDSDLADFYPNSLLITGFDIMFFWVARMMMMGEHFRGELPFKDIYMHALVRDEHGAKMSKSKGNVIDPLDMVEEHSADIIRFTLAFLAVQGRDIKLGAKNLEQFRNFTNKLYNASNFLQMNVDTFADLKDIEITTPLGKYMQSRLSRAVEEVRETLETYKFNEAATALYRFVWNEFCDWGIEYSKASKESIAELGAIFKETLKMVSPFMPFISEYLYHKLSGTELESGNSVMVMNFPKEVQQDANAEATFAIIEEAITAIRRAKVIIDMGNSKIAKAYVKLGTNIDTDVAKPFIQKLAKVEEIEFVDAKVENSVTDVSDNLEVYIPTEEIDLSAIIGKLSKQKEKLEKEIQKLSGMLNNEKFVANAPEHVITENKKALEDAEAKMEKVQNELTGFGA
- a CDS encoding TIGR00730 family Rossman fold protein — its product is MKKKSNDYSDTLKQIKAIINDASYEIAEEDKNFIYSDEARGVRLQLDYLKAEVKMQKQGVDHTIVVFGSARIVEFDTAMKELKKIEKELESSPHSDSLLLALKKAESMVRKSVYYDEARNFGQLVGQSGKNPEDAHVTLMTGGGPGIMEAANRGASDVGAKSIGLNIELSHEQFPNPYITPELCFQFRYFAMRKLHFMQRAKALVVFPGGFGTMDELFEVLTLIQTKKTPPIPIILLGKEYWNRMIDFEFLLEEDAIEPHDLDIVTYVDNAEEAWKAIIQWHKKNKTPLF